The nucleotide sequence GAAAGatacttctcccttcctctttgccTTTATTCTTTCCTAGAAGTTATGTCTTTCAAAGACTGCACCTTAAATCATCCCTACCCCTTTCAGTGTTCCTATTTTGGAGTCCCTTCCCTGTAGTCCCTGCTCTCATCTTCCACGAcacctttttaatattttcagacttatTCCGTGCTTAGTCATTCTGCTGTAGTTTTAGATCAGCTTTAAGCCCCTCACCATCTTCCTCACTCTGCATGTCTTGTGGCTTTTCTTGGTTTGTCTTTGCTTTGCCACAGAGCCGAGTGATGGGGATGTGACAGATTGTATGCCAGGaattcatgatttttctttttttcctcacatttatttttaacttttggcattctctccattttaaagCAATGATGAGGGTGTGGATTTTATGTAGGtttacattttccttcttcttggttTGTAGTCTTTGGGGAGGAAATGTTGGGAGGAAGGCAGCTAGGTGGTCAACGTTGTCTTCTGCTAGCTTACCTCTGATTTCTCATGGCATTTTATCTTACGtaaatttatgtatgtgtgtatgtgtatgcacatatatgCTTAGGCACACACACAAGTCTATTTTTATAGTAGAGGTCATCTGAGGTGGCCGTCTGATtcactatatatttatttgataaatattttgtccATTGCTAACCTTGGAGGCAAACAAGAGATTGTAGGTGTCTTCTCGGGATTTCTAAATATTCTGCACCCCGAAGCAGGTTTACGAAGATGCACCAAAAGGCCACAGCCACACTGCTCGAGCTTGCTGCAAGGAGTCTGCTGAGTAATGAGCCTGCAGCTATCCGTGCCCTGGAAGAACTCCCAAGAGACCTCTTTGTTCCATTGTTCATTGCTGCCTTCTTGGGTGGGCATAAGAAGATACTAACGGCAATGGTGAGGGTTTGGCCCTTTCGCTGTCTCCATGTTGGGACATTGAGTGTACGAGAGTCATACTACGAAATCGTGGAAGCCGTGATTGATGGTCTGCAGATCCCCCCTGTCCAGAGCCCTTCCTCTTGGTAAGACTATAGCTGATAGGGACATTGTGAGTCAGCAGGAGGGTATGCTGGAGCCTGGGGCAGGGGAATACCTAACAGTCTCCCGAAAGTAGCCAATGGTGAATGCTGAGGATCTCTGTGGGCCTATTGTTCCAACACTTGGGGTCACCTTAGGGACTCCAGTGTCTTACAGAGTTGATTATAGAATAGAGGTGATTGAGGATACTGTGGTTGGATTTACCTCCTGAGTAAGAAGAAGGACATGGGTATTGAGACTGTGGAGGACCAGAGGTGAAGAAAGTgtgggaaaaagaataaaagatgctAAATTTGTGTGGAAAGAACTTCTTGGTGAATGGTATGTGGAATGACAACTGGGGATAAAGAGTTCCTTCCTGCTTCCCATCATTGAACTTGCTGGATGATATTCAAGTTGTCTACCTCTCAtgtgttctgtctcctcctctccttaCAGGGGGCCAAAACTGAGGATCCTAGATTTAAGGCAGGACCTGGACTGTGAGACAACATGCTTGGAGACTGGGACCACATTCCCTTTCTGTTTTCAGTGTTGTATTTATTCTCGGCACTCTATCCTTAAACTAGAAGAAGCCCGGCATAGAGTCAGGTGCCTTGGAATTGTTAATTCAGAGTCTGAGCTTCAGTCAGCCCAGGAACCCATGGAATTGTTAGTGGACCTTTCCCTCAGTGATACCTTGAGAGCaaagcaatttctttctttccttcggAGTAAGGTTGAGCAGAGCTTTGGGTCCTTGCACCTCTGCTGCAGAGATTTGCAGATTGATAAAATGTCTGCCCACAGAAGTATCCTGCAGTTTCTGGATCTGGGATGCGTTGATCACCTGGATGTGGGTGAGGCAGATCTGAGTGAAGTCACCACCCTTTTGGCTCGGACGATCCACCTGGACAGCCTTAGTCTGTATAACATCGCCTTTAAATCTTGTCAGAGGAAAAACTTCAGAACTTTTCTCAACCGGCTTGGGCGGCTGGACAACCTCCAGAAGCTCATCTTGTCTTTCTTCCACCTCACAGATCAACTGCACAAACTGCTCAGGTGAGGGAGTGGGAAGGAACCTGGGTTCCCTGAACCACCCCATGGttaaaagaggagaagagaccaTGCTTGGATATTCCTGAGCTCCTTGTCACCTATTTCTCCTTCCACCTCAGCAGGGGCACTGCTGGGAGTTTGAAACTGGCCAGGCTAGAGAGGGGTACCTCATGGTGAGGGGAAAGACAAGATTAGAAAAGGAAGTCGTGCTCATcctttcattcagtcagtcactCAGTCGACCATGTGCGGACACTGTGATAAGTCTGTGAATGTACTGGTGAAGAAGACTCAGTCCTTCTGCTGTTGGAGTTTACAGCTCTctagagaggaaggggaggcatTCAGATGGAGAAACGCTCTATGCTGTAGCGCCGATGCACATCCCCATGGACTGGCCACAGTAGCTAACACTGCCCACTCGCTTTGCTCCTGTATTTTCCCCAAGGCTTAGACCCTGAATGGAGAACTTGTCATCTGGGAACTAGTCAAAGGGAACCCACAGTTGGCTGCTTTCCCAGACCCATCCCCACTAAATAAGTGAACAGGATTCACCATGGATTAGGTCATAAATCCTAAGTGCAtccaatttttttcacttaatcttTTCCACAACCCTGTATAATAATTACctttatacacattttaaagCTTAAAAACCTGTATTATCTCAGAGTGGAAAAGTAACTTCCTCAGCATCACGAGTCTCTTAAGTCTGATTTCCAAGCCCACATGATTAACCACTGTTgcaaaatatgtgcaaattaGTTTATTCTAGAGCCTTAGGTACGTTTCATTCAGGGCTGGCTGCCCTGCTCCAATCCTCATTCTTCTGAAataacctttcttttttctctgtatagAGTTCTGCCGCCTCAGTTGGATACATTGTGTCTACCTCTCTGTGGCCTGTCTGACAGAGATGTCACTGTCCTGTCCCAGAGCTCTCAGGCCACCCACCTAAGGCTGTTGAATCTCAGTGACAACCAGATATTCTCGGAAGATTATGAGCCCTTCCAGACTCTGCTGGAGAAGGTCTCAGGCACCCTGCAGCATCTGGAGATGAGTAATTGCCTGATAACTGACTCCGCTCTCTCTGCTGtcctcccagccctgagccaaTGTTCCCATCTCCGTGTCCTTAGCTTTGCCTTCAACCCCATTACGATGCCTGTGCTCACGAGCCTTCTGCAGCACTTGGCATCCTCGATGGAGCTGAAGCATGTAGTTTATCC is from Equus asinus isolate D_3611 breed Donkey chromosome X, EquAss-T2T_v2, whole genome shotgun sequence and encodes:
- the LOC123282429 gene encoding melanoma antigen preferentially expressed in tumors-like codes for the protein MHQKATATLLELAARSLLSNEPAAIRALEELPRDLFVPLFIAAFLGGHKKILTAMVRVWPFRCLHVGTLSVRESYYEIVEAVIDGLQIPPVQSPSSWGPKLRILDLRQDLDCETTCLETGTTFPFCFQCCIYSRHSILKLEEARHRVRCLGIVNSESELQSAQEPMELLVDLSLSDTLRAKQFLSFLRSKVEQSFGSLHLCCRDLQIDKMSAHRSILQFLDLGCVDHLDVGEADLSEVTTLLARTIHLDSLSLYNIAFKSCQRKNFRTFLNRLGRLDNLQKLILSFFHLTDQLHKLLRVLPPQLDTLCLPLCGLSDRDVTVLSQSSQATHLRLLNLSDNQIFSEDYEPFQTLLEKVSGTLQHLEMSNCLITDSALSAVLPALSQCSHLRVLSFAFNPITMPVLTSLLQHLASSMELKHVVYPVPVHCYEQWNFRGSLDPRKLAEVQAQVKAMLQAVQRDDMTWTTCAE